Proteins encoded by one window of Porphyromonas vaginalis:
- a CDS encoding CD225/dispanin family protein produces the protein MRLYYIVCNGQELGPYTLEELSARRITPQTIIRVDGMSDACTAQTLDELRPLFGYQAPGPNPYAGAPAYGTPYGYGNPMQPQNRPAMPPDNLVWSILCVLFFFPLGIIPLIYSIQVSTHYDRGNYAEAENASRKSLQWARGLAIAAAVCIGISIAIFVAIAIAATSAVSAAL, from the coding sequence ATGAGGCTGTACTACATCGTCTGCAATGGACAAGAACTAGGTCCCTACACGCTTGAGGAGTTGTCCGCACGAAGGATTACTCCCCAGACTATAATACGCGTCGATGGAATGAGCGATGCTTGTACCGCTCAGACTCTGGATGAGCTACGTCCCCTCTTTGGGTACCAAGCACCTGGTCCCAATCCTTACGCAGGAGCTCCGGCTTACGGCACCCCGTATGGCTATGGCAACCCCATGCAGCCACAAAACCGACCCGCAATGCCACCCGACAACCTTGTGTGGAGCATCCTCTGCGTCTTATTCTTCTTTCCGCTAGGGATCATACCGCTTATCTACTCGATACAGGTCTCTACACACTATGATAGAGGCAACTACGCAGAGGCTGAGAACGCAAGTCGCAAGTCGCTTCAGTGGGCTAGGGGGCTTGCCATTGCAGCTGCTGTGTGCATAGGTATTTCCATAGCTATCTTCGTAGCCATAGCTATTGCTGCTACGTCGGCAGTCTCGGCAGCTTTGTAG
- the rsmA gene encoding 16S rRNA (adenine(1518)-N(6)/adenine(1519)-N(6))-dimethyltransferase RsmA, which translates to MDSVRAKKYLGQHFLTDRGAAQRIADSIADYLGTPILEVGPGMGVLTQPLLEAGHDLQVIDIDHESIEYLHQHFPQLSQEGRIIEGDFLKLPAEELIPGRADTPFVVIGNYPYNISSQIFFRILELRERIPAVAGMLQHEVAQRLCASPGGRDYGILSVLLQCWYDCDYLFKVSKRDFNPPPKVDGGVMIARRNSRTALPCDEANFKRVVKTAFGQRRKMLRNALMSLFGKEFPYADHEIFTLRAERLSVEDFIGLTLMYEALPTDNLTTP; encoded by the coding sequence ATGGATTCTGTACGAGCGAAGAAATATCTGGGGCAGCACTTTCTCACGGATCGTGGTGCAGCACAGCGCATTGCCGACTCGATCGCCGACTATCTCGGTACGCCGATACTAGAGGTGGGCCCTGGCATGGGCGTCCTGACGCAGCCACTCCTAGAGGCGGGGCACGACCTGCAGGTGATCGACATAGATCACGAGAGTATCGAATATCTGCACCAGCACTTTCCGCAATTGAGCCAGGAGGGGCGGATCATCGAGGGGGACTTTCTCAAGCTCCCCGCTGAGGAGCTGATACCTGGTCGGGCGGACACGCCTTTTGTGGTGATCGGCAACTATCCGTACAATATCTCTTCGCAGATCTTCTTTCGCATCCTAGAGCTACGCGAGCGCATCCCTGCTGTAGCGGGTATGCTACAGCACGAGGTGGCACAGCGGCTGTGTGCCTCGCCTGGAGGGCGTGACTACGGCATCCTGAGCGTCTTGCTCCAGTGCTGGTACGACTGCGACTACCTCTTTAAGGTGTCTAAGCGTGACTTCAATCCACCGCCCAAGGTAGATGGCGGCGTTATGATCGCACGACGAAATAGTCGCACCGCACTACCCTGCGATGAGGCTAACTTCAAGCGGGTGGTCAAAACCGCCTTCGGACAGCGTCGGAAGATGCTACGCAATGCCTTGATGTCGCTCTTTGGCAAGGAGTTCCCCTACGCTGATCATGAGATCTTCACGCTTCGTGCGGAGCGTCTCTCGGTAGAGGACTTCATCGGCCTCACCTTAATGTACGAAGCTCTACCAACTGACAACCTAACAACACCTTAA
- a CDS encoding alkaline phosphatase — protein sequence MKSILRILLLLLPTLSLLGQQKEYPLPERPAKNVILLISDGTSLPTVSLARWYQRALDPQAQHLSLDPYLSGSVITYCSNAPIGDSAPTTSCYMTGVPSIDGFIATYPYSEPHNDLVPLDSSWAYRPVVTLLEAAKQKQGKRIGVVCTCEFPHATPADCTAHSSSRKLYKSIVPQMVDNGVDLLLGGGTSLMTSELKERLNRQGIALYLDDLAAMRVHRGGGMWALFDKMDMPYDLDRRSLGDTLRYPSLAEMTETAIRNLENPNGFVLMVEGSKVDWAAHANDPVTMATEFLAFDKAVAVALDYAQRDGNTIVLVTADHGNSGMSIGRVDRGYARLTLDELIMPLTRFRYSSVELGRKTSQTALSHLADSLYSWSGIRPSDEELAEINAVEDYACSTLSAEQRKAKYAELGWSQKYRLKEYFVDWMKRHLLIGFTTHGHTGEEVFLASYTPQQLTPIRGCVTNIDLHNYMRTQLGLEQTMLELSEEYYAPHDALFPQAQYEITGDQPEEKRITIHYKGHAIELRAYQRRAWVDGVEQELPTPVVYVSETNKFYLSRSLVRQL from the coding sequence ATGAAAAGCATCCTACGTATCTTACTGCTGCTCCTCCCCACGCTCTCACTGCTGGGGCAGCAAAAGGAGTACCCCCTACCAGAGCGACCTGCGAAGAATGTGATCCTCCTTATCTCAGACGGCACCTCGCTACCGACAGTCTCACTGGCACGCTGGTACCAGAGGGCGCTCGACCCTCAGGCGCAGCACCTATCGCTCGACCCTTACCTCTCGGGGAGTGTCATCACCTACTGCTCCAATGCGCCTATCGGGGACTCGGCTCCGACCACCTCTTGCTATATGACGGGAGTTCCTTCGATCGATGGCTTTATCGCGACCTATCCGTACAGCGAGCCACACAATGACTTGGTACCGCTCGACTCTTCGTGGGCTTATCGACCTGTCGTGACCCTTTTGGAGGCTGCCAAGCAGAAGCAAGGCAAGCGTATCGGGGTCGTCTGTACGTGCGAATTTCCCCACGCTACGCCAGCAGACTGCACGGCTCACTCGTCCTCTCGTAAGCTCTACAAGAGCATCGTGCCACAGATGGTGGACAATGGCGTGGACCTCCTCCTAGGCGGTGGTACCTCGCTGATGACGAGCGAACTAAAGGAGCGTCTGAACCGCCAGGGCATAGCACTTTACCTCGATGATCTCGCAGCTATGCGGGTGCATCGAGGGGGCGGTATGTGGGCACTCTTCGACAAGATGGATATGCCGTACGACCTGGACAGGCGTTCGCTGGGAGACACGCTGCGCTATCCTTCGCTGGCTGAGATGACAGAGACGGCGATCCGTAATCTGGAGAACCCTAACGGCTTCGTGCTGATGGTCGAGGGTAGCAAGGTAGACTGGGCGGCTCACGCCAACGATCCCGTGACGATGGCTACAGAGTTTCTAGCTTTTGACAAGGCGGTTGCCGTGGCGCTGGACTATGCACAGCGGGACGGGAATACGATCGTCCTCGTGACGGCAGATCATGGTAATAGTGGTATGAGCATCGGTCGTGTGGATCGGGGCTATGCGCGTCTGACACTCGATGAACTGATCATGCCGCTGACACGCTTTCGCTATAGCTCGGTAGAGCTGGGTCGCAAGACGAGCCAGACGGCTCTCTCACACTTGGCCGACAGTCTCTACAGCTGGAGCGGTATACGTCCTTCGGATGAGGAGCTGGCGGAGATCAATGCTGTCGAGGACTATGCCTGCTCGACACTCTCGGCTGAGCAACGCAAGGCGAAGTATGCGGAGCTGGGCTGGAGCCAGAAGTATCGTCTGAAGGAGTACTTTGTGGACTGGATGAAGCGTCACCTGCTCATTGGCTTTACAACGCATGGGCATACAGGCGAAGAGGTCTTTCTCGCTAGCTACACGCCACAGCAGTTGACACCGATCAGAGGTTGTGTGACCAACATTGATCTGCATAACTATATGCGTACGCAACTGGGGCTGGAGCAGACAATGCTGGAGCTGTCGGAGGAGTACTATGCGCCACACGATGCGCTCTTTCCTCAGGCTCAGTATGAGATAACGGGCGACCAGCCCGAGGAGAAGCGAATCACGATCCACTACAAGGGACACGCGATCGAGCTACGCGCCTACCAGCGCAGAGCATGGGTTGACGGGGTGGAGCAAGAACTCCCGACGCCTGTTGTCTACGTCTCCGAGACGAACAAGTTTTACCTCTCTCGTAGCTTGGTGCGCCAGCTTTAG
- a CDS encoding DMT family transporter has translation MTDKTTTPSTDWLGYLMGLISSATFGLIPLLSIPVLSQGVAEGTVLMYRFLIAALIVGSIVVIRRESLRVSWRSFLILLALSVLYFFSSFLLIEGYQHMPSGVATVLHFSYPTFVVLLMFVVFRQRINVLQGLAVLLALGGVSLISGFFESDVTSIPLRPLLTVLFSGFCYATYIVILRHSRLEPMSSFKLTTYVMGLSAILFALFCKATGANLLLDNTTQWIYTALLALIPTVCANITLVWAVQRIGSTPTAIMGALEPLTAVIVGALALGEELSLGQGVGIGVVLLAVLLLVVSPLLMRRLKQV, from the coding sequence ATGACAGACAAGACAACTACCCCCTCGACCGACTGGCTGGGCTATCTGATGGGACTCATCTCATCGGCCACCTTTGGACTGATACCTCTGCTGAGCATACCCGTGCTGTCGCAGGGCGTGGCAGAGGGGACCGTGCTGATGTACCGCTTTCTCATTGCAGCACTCATCGTCGGTAGCATCGTCGTGATACGTAGAGAGTCGCTACGGGTATCGTGGCGAAGCTTCTTGATCCTGCTTGCCTTGTCTGTCTTGTACTTCTTCTCCTCCTTCCTGCTCATCGAGGGCTACCAGCACATGCCGTCCGGAGTCGCTACGGTGCTACACTTCAGCTACCCAACATTTGTGGTGCTACTCATGTTTGTCGTCTTTCGTCAGCGGATCAATGTACTGCAGGGGCTGGCTGTCCTCTTAGCTTTAGGTGGCGTATCGCTCATCTCTGGCTTCTTCGAGTCAGATGTGACCTCCATACCGCTCAGGCCGTTGCTTACGGTACTTTTTTCAGGCTTTTGCTACGCCACCTACATCGTGATCCTTCGGCACTCTCGCCTAGAGCCGATGAGCAGCTTCAAGCTGACCACCTACGTCATGGGACTTTCGGCCATACTCTTTGCGCTCTTTTGCAAAGCGACTGGCGCCAACCTCCTCCTAGACAATACGACGCAATGGATCTATACCGCCCTGCTAGCACTCATCCCGACCGTCTGCGCTAATATCACGCTCGTCTGGGCGGTACAGCGAATAGGTTCCACGCCGACCGCTATCATGGGCGCGCTGGAACCACTCACAGCCGTCATCGTCGGGGCACTAGCTCTAGGCGAGGAACTCTCCCTAGGTCAAGGTGTCGGCATCGGCGTCGTCCTGCTAGCGGTCCTGCTACTAGTCGTGTCGCCGCTACTGATGCGTCGACTCAAGCAGGTATAG
- a CDS encoding sigma-70 family RNA polymerase sigma factor, whose translation MRQLKINQSITNRESASLDRYLQEIGRTSLISPEEEVELAREIHRGNRRALNKLVEANLRFVVSVAKQYQNQGLSLPDLINEGNIGMIKAAEKFDETRGFKFISYAVWWIRQSILQALAEQSRIVRLPLNQVGLQQKMNKAIVKFEQLNGRRPSPQEIAAELELPEDKIREALKVQGKHQSLDAPFVEGEDNNMLDVLVNEDTPSTDSSLINESLSAEIDRILDQLGDREAEVLRCFFGIGCPEMTLEEIGERTKLSRERVRQIKEKAIRRLKQSDRCEYLKAYLG comes from the coding sequence ATGAGACAATTAAAAATCAATCAGTCGATCACCAATCGTGAGAGTGCGTCGCTGGATCGTTACCTCCAAGAGATCGGGCGAACGAGCCTCATATCTCCCGAAGAGGAAGTGGAGCTGGCGCGTGAGATACATCGTGGTAATCGGCGTGCATTGAACAAGCTGGTGGAGGCCAACCTCCGGTTTGTCGTCTCTGTGGCAAAGCAATATCAGAACCAAGGCCTGAGCCTTCCTGACCTGATCAATGAGGGAAACATTGGAATGATCAAGGCGGCCGAGAAGTTTGACGAGACACGTGGATTTAAGTTCATCTCCTACGCTGTATGGTGGATCCGTCAGTCTATCCTGCAGGCACTAGCAGAGCAGTCACGCATCGTGCGTCTGCCGCTCAATCAGGTGGGACTGCAGCAGAAGATGAATAAGGCGATCGTCAAGTTCGAGCAGCTCAATGGTCGTCGTCCTAGTCCGCAGGAGATAGCTGCTGAGCTGGAGCTCCCCGAGGACAAGATCCGTGAGGCACTCAAGGTGCAGGGCAAGCATCAGTCGCTCGACGCTCCCTTTGTAGAGGGTGAGGACAATAACATGCTAGACGTCCTGGTCAATGAAGACACGCCCTCGACCGATAGCAGTCTGATCAACGAGTCTCTCTCTGCGGAGATAGATCGTATCCTGGATCAGCTGGGAGATCGTGAGGCGGAGGTGCTACGCTGCTTCTTCGGCATCGGTTGTCCTGAGATGACTCTCGAGGAGATCGGTGAGCGCACCAAGCTCTCTCGTGAGCGTGTGCGTCAGATCAAGGAGAAAGCGATCCGCCGTCTCAAGCAGTCTGACCGCTGCGAATACCTAAAGGCATATCTTGGATAG
- a CDS encoding transglycosylase domain-containing protein: MKGKIIKVLWWLFGAFWTLVLIIFILIWHGVIGYMPDVEQLQNPIDKYASVLISDDGVQLGSYAHGSTNRIYVSYDELAEPLVQALVATEDVRFYKHSGVDIRGVGRAVIKRGVLRHTASGGGSTITQQLAKQLYSPHAKSTLQRLLQKPIEWVIAIKLERNYTKEEIIAMYLNQFDFLYNAIGIRSAAQTYFGKKPSELNLNESAMLVGMCKNPSLYNPVLHADSEAPLNRRNTVLLQMKKAGYISEETYTTAMAEPIHLNFTSNTHSDGLAPYYREFVRLLLTAKKPKRSDYSQWNQEQYAIDSLLWETQPIYGWCQKNKKSDGSHYDLYADGLKIYGTIDSRMQQYAEEAVQKHMSEFVQPNFDREMRGSKLAPYSSDLTAQQRKDAIERALHNTDRWRSLKKLGMSPEEIRKTFDQKRKMRVWSYNGWVDKEMTPRDSVLYYKRFLHTGFMAMNPHNGNILAYVGDVDFRTFKYDMVSQGRRQVGSTIKPFLYSLSMIQGISPCEQVMHQPITLYDANGKAWTPRNTGAKRVGEMVSIKWGLQNSSNWVTAYLMGRTSPYTFVRLLHSFGIKGDIDPVVSVALGTPDVTVSEMVAAYSAFVNQGIRVDPIPVTRIEDRYGNVVATFTANLTEVLPARAALQMLDMMRAVVDGGTGGRLRFRHNLTMPLGGKTGTTQRNSDGWFVGFSPEIVAGCWVGGEERSIHFRSMAYGQGASAALPVFGYFMKAVYADPSLGYSASTPFNVPAGFSPCGEQATVDLHESLSDAVDDAVDDVMEDILE; encoded by the coding sequence ATGAAAGGAAAGATCATCAAGGTGCTGTGGTGGCTCTTTGGAGCCTTTTGGACTTTGGTCTTAATCATATTCATATTGATCTGGCACGGAGTCATAGGCTATATGCCTGATGTGGAGCAGTTGCAAAACCCTATCGACAAGTATGCCTCTGTGCTCATCTCGGACGATGGTGTGCAACTAGGATCCTACGCGCACGGCTCGACAAATCGCATCTACGTGAGCTATGACGAGCTGGCGGAGCCTCTGGTGCAGGCTCTAGTAGCTACGGAGGATGTGCGTTTTTACAAGCACTCGGGTGTCGATATCCGAGGCGTGGGGCGTGCCGTGATCAAGCGTGGTGTGCTGCGCCATACCGCTAGTGGTGGAGGTAGTACCATCACACAGCAGCTGGCTAAGCAACTATACTCGCCTCATGCTAAATCGACGTTGCAGCGCCTCCTGCAGAAACCGATCGAGTGGGTTATAGCGATCAAGCTGGAGCGCAACTACACCAAGGAGGAGATCATAGCGATGTATCTCAATCAGTTTGACTTCCTCTACAACGCTATCGGTATCCGATCGGCTGCGCAGACTTACTTTGGCAAGAAGCCCTCAGAGCTGAACCTAAACGAGTCAGCGATGCTGGTGGGTATGTGCAAGAACCCCTCGCTCTACAACCCTGTCCTGCACGCCGACAGCGAGGCGCCGCTGAATCGTCGCAACACGGTACTCCTACAGATGAAGAAAGCAGGATACATCTCCGAGGAGACCTACACGACTGCCATGGCTGAGCCGATACATCTCAACTTCACCAGCAATACGCACTCCGATGGTTTGGCTCCTTATTATAGAGAGTTCGTGCGCCTCCTACTGACGGCCAAGAAGCCTAAGAGAAGTGACTACTCGCAGTGGAATCAAGAGCAGTACGCTATCGACTCGCTCCTCTGGGAGACACAGCCGATCTATGGGTGGTGTCAGAAGAACAAGAAGTCTGACGGATCTCACTACGATCTCTATGCCGATGGACTCAAGATCTACGGCACGATAGATAGCCGTATGCAGCAGTACGCTGAGGAGGCGGTACAGAAGCACATGAGCGAGTTCGTACAGCCTAACTTCGATCGTGAGATGCGGGGCTCTAAGCTGGCTCCTTACAGTAGCGACCTGACAGCACAGCAACGCAAAGATGCTATCGAGCGTGCGCTACACAACACGGATCGCTGGCGCTCACTCAAGAAGCTTGGCATGTCGCCTGAGGAGATACGCAAGACCTTTGACCAAAAGCGCAAGATGCGCGTCTGGAGCTACAACGGCTGGGTCGACAAGGAGATGACTCCTCGCGACTCGGTACTATACTACAAGCGCTTCCTCCATACGGGCTTCATGGCGATGAATCCGCACAATGGTAATATCCTGGCTTATGTCGGAGATGTGGACTTCCGCACGTTTAAGTATGATATGGTCTCGCAGGGACGACGACAGGTGGGGTCGACGATCAAGCCTTTTCTCTACTCCCTCAGCATGATACAGGGTATCTCTCCCTGTGAGCAGGTGATGCATCAGCCGATCACGCTCTATGATGCAAATGGCAAGGCGTGGACGCCGCGCAATACTGGAGCTAAGCGGGTGGGCGAGATGGTCTCGATCAAGTGGGGACTGCAAAACTCCTCTAACTGGGTCACGGCCTACCTGATGGGGCGCACATCACCCTACACCTTTGTTCGACTGCTCCACTCCTTCGGCATCAAGGGTGACATAGACCCTGTCGTCTCGGTGGCTCTCGGTACGCCCGATGTGACGGTCAGCGAGATGGTGGCGGCATACAGTGCTTTTGTCAATCAAGGTATCCGCGTTGATCCGATTCCTGTGACTCGTATCGAGGATCGTTATGGCAATGTGGTGGCGACCTTTACGGCCAATCTTACGGAGGTACTTCCCGCACGAGCAGCCCTGCAGATGCTCGACATGATGCGTGCCGTGGTTGATGGCGGTACGGGTGGCCGACTGCGCTTCCGACACAATCTGACGATGCCTCTGGGTGGTAAGACGGGTACGACACAGCGCAACAGCGATGGTTGGTTCGTCGGCTTCTCTCCAGAGATCGTGGCCGGTTGCTGGGTCGGTGGCGAGGAGCGCTCGATACACTTCCGCTCCATGGCGTATGGTCAGGGAGCCTCGGCTGCTCTGCCCGTCTTTGGCTACTTTATGAAGGCTGTCTACGCAGACCCATCGCTGGGCTACTCGGCGAGTACGCCATTTAACGTGCCTGCGGGCTTCTCTCCATGTGGCGAGCAGGCAACGGTCGACCTACACGAGTCTCTGAGCGACGCTGTCGATGATGCTGTCGACGACGTTATGGAGGATATCTTAGAGTGA
- a CDS encoding fructose-1,6-bisphosphatase, producing MMQDKTDIQAAKDDLRYLQLLSNQFRNSAEVSTEIINLQAILSLPKGTEHFLADVHGEHEAFDHVLKNASGSVMRKIREVFAGQMMELQMRELATLIYYPQAKLEQLHEADQINEEWYKVTLNRLVKVCRKVGEKYTRSKVRKALPPQYSYIIQELLHEDGVNPNKSAYISSIISTIISTGKAEDFICAISATIKRLVIDRLHIVGDIYDRGPGAQYIMDTLLDYHNVDIQWGNHDMLWMGAAAGNDACIACVIRIALRYANLDTIEDGYGINLMPLSRLASEVYAGDPCTYFKPKLGDSDASYDEKGIYLISQMHKAISIIQFKLEHQLIARHPEWQMQERDLLHKIDFEAGTVDLSHTNPNEDYGVHEMLDMNFPTIDPKDPYRLTPQEEEVMDRLRRSFATSERLHTHIDAFYRLGSMYLVCNGNLLYHASMPLDASGQLKAVRVLDSQPLRGRALLDEIDRVVRLAHPSRHSHPKHEAAVDYIFYLWCGPDSPLFDKSAMTTFERYFVADKKTHTETKGYYFKYRQDRETIEMILREFGLEGEDCHVINGHVPVKVAKGEKPIAAGGKLMIIDGGFSRAYQSSTGIAGYTLIYNSQGMQLVQHEPFTTMRRAVELMEDIKSVTVISERTTHRMLVADTDVGADLQQQVDDLEKLLHAFNAGLIKERKSLPQIHAK from the coding sequence ATGATGCAAGACAAGACTGACATACAGGCTGCAAAGGACGACTTGAGGTACCTCCAGCTCCTCTCTAACCAGTTTCGCAACTCTGCCGAGGTCTCTACAGAGATCATCAATCTACAGGCTATCCTAAGCCTTCCGAAGGGTACGGAGCACTTTCTCGCAGATGTGCATGGTGAGCATGAGGCCTTCGATCATGTGCTGAAGAATGCCTCCGGCAGCGTGATGCGTAAGATACGCGAGGTCTTTGCTGGGCAGATGATGGAGCTACAGATGCGTGAGCTAGCTACGCTGATATACTATCCGCAAGCTAAGCTGGAGCAGCTCCACGAGGCGGACCAAATTAACGAGGAGTGGTACAAGGTGACGCTCAATCGCCTCGTCAAGGTGTGCCGTAAGGTGGGGGAGAAGTACACCCGCTCGAAGGTGCGCAAGGCGCTACCGCCCCAGTATAGCTACATTATCCAGGAGCTATTACACGAGGACGGGGTCAACCCCAACAAGTCGGCTTACATCTCTAGCATCATCTCTACAATCATCTCTACGGGCAAGGCGGAGGACTTCATCTGCGCTATCTCAGCAACGATCAAGCGTCTTGTCATAGATCGCCTCCACATCGTGGGCGACATCTACGACCGTGGTCCTGGTGCTCAGTACATCATGGATACGCTCCTAGACTACCACAATGTAGATATACAGTGGGGCAATCACGATATGCTCTGGATGGGTGCTGCAGCGGGCAATGATGCGTGCATAGCCTGCGTCATACGTATCGCTCTGCGCTATGCCAATCTAGACACTATCGAGGATGGATACGGGATCAACTTGATGCCACTATCTCGCTTAGCTAGTGAGGTCTATGCGGGTGATCCGTGTACTTACTTTAAGCCCAAGCTGGGAGACTCAGATGCTTCGTACGATGAGAAGGGCATTTACCTGATTAGCCAGATGCACAAGGCGATCAGCATTATCCAGTTCAAGCTGGAGCATCAGTTGATCGCTCGCCACCCGGAGTGGCAGATGCAGGAGCGTGACCTACTCCACAAGATAGACTTTGAGGCTGGCACGGTCGATCTCTCGCATACCAATCCCAACGAAGACTATGGTGTGCATGAGATGCTCGATATGAACTTCCCCACGATCGATCCGAAGGATCCTTATCGTCTCACGCCTCAAGAGGAGGAGGTGATGGATCGCTTGCGCCGCTCCTTCGCTACGAGTGAGCGACTTCATACGCATATAGACGCTTTCTATCGACTCGGTAGTATGTACCTCGTGTGCAACGGCAACCTGCTCTACCACGCCTCGATGCCGCTAGATGCCTCGGGACAACTCAAGGCGGTGCGTGTCCTCGACTCGCAGCCCTTACGTGGTCGTGCGCTACTAGATGAGATAGATCGTGTGGTGCGCCTGGCGCATCCCTCTAGGCATAGTCATCCGAAGCATGAGGCTGCCGTGGACTATATCTTCTACCTCTGGTGCGGCCCCGACTCGCCACTCTTTGACAAGTCTGCTATGACCACCTTCGAGCGTTACTTCGTTGCTGACAAGAAGACCCATACGGAGACGAAGGGCTACTACTTTAAGTATCGCCAGGATCGAGAGACGATCGAGATGATCCTCCGTGAGTTTGGCCTAGAGGGCGAAGACTGTCACGTGATCAACGGGCATGTCCCGGTCAAGGTGGCCAAGGGCGAGAAGCCTATCGCAGCTGGTGGCAAGCTGATGATCATCGATGGGGGCTTTAGCCGAGCCTATCAGAGCAGTACGGGCATCGCAGGCTACACTTTGATCTATAATTCGCAAGGTATGCAGCTGGTGCAGCACGAGCCCTTTACGACGATGCGCCGTGCGGTAGAGCTGATGGAGGATATCAAGAGCGTGACGGTCATCTCAGAGCGCACGACACACCGCATGCTGGTGGCCGACACTGATGTGGGCGCTGACCTACAGCAGCAGGTGGACGATCTGGAGAAACTCCTCCACGCTTTCAACGCTGGCCTGATCAAGGAACGCAAATCTCTCCCTCAGATCCATGCGAAGTAA